Genomic window (Rathayibacter sp. VKM Ac-2760):
ATGTCGTGCACGAGCTTGCGCTCGTAGGACGACATCGGGGGGAGGGACGCCGACGTCGCGCCCTCCTCGATGCGCTCGATCGCGCGGTCGACCAGCTGGGCCAGCTCGGCCTCGCGGGCGTCGCGCGAGCCGCCGATGTCGAGGATGAGACGCGAGAACGCGCCCGTCTTCGTCTGCACGGCGAGGCGGGTCAGCTCCTGCAGGGCCTGCACCGCATCCGGGCGCGAGAGCACGCGGAGGTTGGTGTCACCGGTCGCGGTGACGGACAGGTAGGCGCGGCCGTTGCGAACTTCGATGTCGATGTCGCCGTCGAGGTCACAGATGTCGAGGAACTCCTCGATGTAGTCCGCGGCGACGTCGCCCTCGTCCTCGAGCTGCGACAGCGTCGGCTCCCCGGCATCGGAGGACCCCGCGGCCCGGTGCGAGGGCTCCTCGGCCGCCGGAGCGGACTCGTCCACGGACGACGGAGCGCCGGTGAAGATCTGCGTCGAATCGGTCATTCTGAGCCCTACTTCTTTCCGGCTTGCTTCTTGGAGCGGTTCTTACTGACGGGCTGCGAGCGCTGCACGACCTTCTTCTCGACCAGGGTCACCGTGCCGGCGTCGGTCGTCTCCTCGACGAGCTTGCCCTTGCGGCGCAGGCGCTCCTCGCGGGCCTTCGCGGCCTCACTGCCGGGGGTGGGCATGTTCCGGATGACGATGAACTGCTGGACCATCGTCCAGATGTTCGAGGTCAGCCAGTAGAACATGACGCCCAGGGGGAAGGCGAAGCCCGAGAAGGCGAAGACCAGGGGGAGGATGTAGAGCAGGATGCGCTGCTGCTTGAAGGTCGGCGAGGCCTTGGCCTCGGGCGACATGTTCTTCGAGACGATCTGCAGCTGGGTGATGAACTGCGAGGCCGTCATCAGGACGACCATGATGACCGCGATGACGACGACGAGCTCCTGGCCGCCCTCCGCGAGCGCGCCCTGAATCGACTGGTGCAGCGGCGCGATGCCGAAGAGGTTCGCCTCGCCGAACTGGCGGGCGAGGACATCGTCCAGCGGGCCGACGCCGCGCTGGCTGTGCTGCGCCGAGTTCAGCACCGAGAACAGGCTGAAGAAGATCGGCATCTGGATCAGCAGCGGCAGGCACGAGGCGAGCGGGTTGGTGCCGGTCTTCTTGTAGAGCTCCATCGTCTCGCGGGACATCGCCTCGCGGGACAGCTGATCGCGCTTGCCCTTGTACTTGTCCTGGATCTTCTTGAGTTGCGGCGCCACCTCCATCATGCGGCGCTGGCTCTTGATCTGCTTGACGAAGATCGGGATGAGCGCGGCGCGGATGACGAGGACCAGCCCCACGATCGACAGCACCCAGGTGATGCCGGCCGCCGCGTCGAGGCCGGTGAAGGTCAGCAGCTGGTGGAAGGCGACGAGGAGGAGCTCGACCACCCATTTGAGGGGCCAGAGAATCGTGCCGAGGAGGTCCATGGAAGCGGGTCAGTCCTTTCGAGGGCCCACGACGAACCCGAATCGCGTCACGGCGAAGCGGGTCCGGCCGGAAGCCGGTCGGTGCAGGGGGATCGAGGTCGGCACGTCGTCGATCCCGCCGGCCGCCCACGGGT
Coding sequences:
- a CDS encoding R3H domain-containing nucleic acid-binding protein, giving the protein MTDSTQIFTGAPSSVDESAPAAEEPSHRAAGSSDAGEPTLSQLEDEGDVAADYIEEFLDICDLDGDIDIEVRNGRAYLSVTATGDTNLRVLSRPDAVQALQELTRLAVQTKTGAFSRLILDIGGSRDAREAELAQLVDRAIERIEEGATSASLPPMSSYERKLVHDMVGERGFVSESRGEARERHTVITRG
- the yidC gene encoding membrane protein insertase YidC, which translates into the protein MDLLGTILWPLKWVVELLLVAFHQLLTFTGLDAAAGITWVLSIVGLVLVIRAALIPIFVKQIKSQRRMMEVAPQLKKIQDKYKGKRDQLSREAMSRETMELYKKTGTNPLASCLPLLIQMPIFFSLFSVLNSAQHSQRGVGPLDDVLARQFGEANLFGIAPLHQSIQGALAEGGQELVVVIAVIMVVLMTASQFITQLQIVSKNMSPEAKASPTFKQQRILLYILPLVFAFSGFAFPLGVMFYWLTSNIWTMVQQFIVIRNMPTPGSEAAKAREERLRRKGKLVEETTDAGTVTLVEKKVVQRSQPVSKNRSKKQAGKK